One window of the Mixophyes fleayi isolate aMixFle1 chromosome 6, aMixFle1.hap1, whole genome shotgun sequence genome contains the following:
- the LOC142160666 gene encoding guanylate cyclase 2G-like, translating to MQRRSPSEERFYDLAEICVQFCIGGTQIISSINYTKGAQSSKILVGFQAPWNFSYPFSAQRLGSAIQLAIDRMNMEWKPELLGNRTLEFVYADCGCNAKMSLNAFISQFEEYQISALFGPVCPEAAEVTGLLASSWNIPMFGFVSQTPKLDNTRTYDTYVKMVSPLQCVSEAVEQTLKHFTWHYIALFGGAAEGSTWEKIDELWTLLENQLATNFTITAKIKYEPSKPGNLQENLRVVAAAARVIILVASSKDAKLILLEAEKQGLTDGNYVFIMVQQFELSGFLDVFWKDALISKRNQTIIQAYDAVLMIALNPSNSYASFMTQVYHKLRGPPFYSEISSEDQVSPYAAYLYDSVLLYMMGLKDLLQQGRNITDGQGLVQSLRGHNQYQLLGITGPLNIDKKGERLINYSVYDLQLVGNESRFVPVLQYDSTRKEISPTDALSHISWPGPNRPQDRPDCGFSNELCRTAMSNTPVIALIVTLVVTALAGLMFVLFLLVQKGKLRKQFSNNTWWQIKYEDITILRDSKNNAVTPSNTPTSKRFGSFGSSAVISSNKSCGFTDKQGKDVFYTSIGIYQGNHVALTYLIDDAAAFRVRKPSVLKEFHMIRELKHENLLTFFGVCTDSPTVCIVTQYCKKGSLKDVLQNHDIELDWVFKLSFAYDIVNGMGFLHNSPLTSHGNLKPTNCLVDSRMQVKLSGFALWEFKHGTTFRDITAKNVTYSDLYWTSPELLRLGRFPFQGTQKGDVYSFAIIMRELINNSEDGPFHDFNMEPQEIIRKIIFPNSAVPMRPSLSSEKCNERIISMLKLCWDENPERRPSFVSIKRSLRGATPEGHVSILDNMVNKLETYANHLEEVVEERTVQLMAEKKKTDKLLSTMLPSFIAEQLMAGKSVEPESFSCVTVFFSDIVGFTTLCSSSLPLQVVDLLNDLYSLFDEIIKAYDVYKVETIGDAYMVASGLPIQNGLQHIEEIATMSLHFLSAMLSFRIRHMPNEKLKLRIGLHTGPVVAGVVGVTMPRYCLFGDTVNTASRMESNSLPLRIHISETTASGLNQIGGYDIRERGLIQVKGKGKQRTYWLKGKKGFQMPLPDFPDDLKIPPNDSFEEEEISAH from the exons ATGCAGCGAAGATCACCAAGTGAAGAGCGTTTCTATGATTTAGCTGAGA TTTGTGTCCAGTTTTGCATTGGAGGAACACAAATTATCAGTAGTATTAATTACACCAAGGGAGCGCAGTCCTCAAAGATACTTGTTGGCTTCCAGGCCCCGTGGAATTTCTCCTACCCCTTCAGCGCCCAGCGGCTGGGCTCCGCCATCCAGTTGGCAATAGATAGGATGAACATGGAATGGAAGCCTGAGCTCCTGGGTAACAGGACGTTGGAGTTTGTGTACGCCGATTGTGGTTGCAATGCCAAGATGTCACTAAATGCCTTCATCAGCCAGTTTGAGGAATACCAAATCTCTGCCCTCTTCGGCCCGGTGTGCCCAGAAGCCGCTGAG GTCACCGGCTTGCTGGCTTCCTCTTGGAACATTCCAATGTTTGGCTTCGTCAGTCAGACACCAAAGCTCGACAACACGCGCACATATGACACGTATGTGAAAATGGTGTCGCCCCTTCAGTGCGTCTCCGAAGCCGTGGAGCAGACCCTGAAGCATTTTACGTGGCACTATATCGCTTTGTTTGGCGGAGCTGCCGAGGGCTCGACTTGGGAGAAAATTGATGAGTTGTGGACACTATTGGAAAACCAACTAGCCACGAACTTCACCATCACGGCTAAGATAAAGTACGAGCCGAGTAAACCGGGGAATCTTCAGGAGAATCTCCGCGTCGTGGCTGCAGCTGCTAGAG TTATTATTTTAGTGGCGAGCTCTAAAGATGCCAAACTGATTTTGCTGGAAGCCGAAAAACAGGGACTGACGGACGGGAATTATGTGTTTATCATGGTACAACAATTTGAACTCAGTGGATTTCTG GACGTGTTTTGGAAAGACGCCTTGATCAGTAAAAGAAACCAGACTATCATCCAGGCCTATGACGCTGTGCTCATGATAGCCCTGAACCCCAGTAACAGCTACGCCTCCTTCATGACTCAGGTCTACCACAAGCTGCGAGGACCCCCCTTTTACAGTGAGATCTCCTCAGAGGACCAG GTGAGCCCGTACGCCGCCTATCTCTACGATTCAGTATTACTCTACATGATGGGGTTAAAGGATCTTCTCCAGCAAGGCAGAAATATCACGGACGGACAGGGCCTGGTGCAAAGTCTGAGGGGGCACAATCAGTACCAGTTGCTCG GAATCACTGGTCCGCTGAACATTGATAAGAAGGGAGAGAGATTAATCAATTACTCTGTGTATGATCTGCAGCTGGTCGGGAATGAATCTCGGTTTGTCCCTGTTCTTCAGTACGACAGTACCAGGAAAGAGATCAG CCCCACGGATGCTTTATCCCACATCTCCTGGCCCGGACCGAACCGCCCACAGGACAGACCCGACTGTGGGTTCAGCAATGAGCTGTGCAGGACGGCTATGAGCA ACACCCCAGTCATCGCTCTTATCGTCACCCTCGTAGTCACTGCCTTGGCCGGCCTCATGTTTGTGTTGTTCCTCCTGGTTCAGAAGGGTAAATTGAGGAAACAGTTTTCTAATAACACCTGGTGGCAAATTAAGTATGAAGACATTACAATTCTAAGAGACAGCAAG AACAATGCTGTTACACCCTCAAACACCCCCACATCTAAAAGGTTCGGGAGTTTCGGTTCCAGTGCCGTCATTTCCAGCAACAAGAGCTGTGGTTTCACCGACAAGCAGGGCAAGGATGTATTCTACACTTCCATCGGTATCTACCAG GGTAATCACGTTGCTCTGACGTATCTCATCGACGACGCTGCTGCCTTTCGGGTTAGGAAGCCGTCTGTCCTGAAGGAATTCCATATG ATCAGGGAGTTGAAACACGAGAACCTGCTCACTTTCTTTGGTGTCTGCACTGATTCCCCAACTGTTTGTATCGTGACCCAGTACTGCAAGAAAGGAAGTCTAAAG GATGTATTACAGAATCACGACATTGAGCTGGACTGGGTCTTCAAGCTGTCCTTTGCTTATGACATTGTTAAC GGGATGGGATTTCTACACAATAGTCCACTGACTTCTCATGGAAATTTGAAGCCCACCAATTGCCTGGTGGATAGTCGCATGCAGGTGAAACTCTCTGGCTTCGCCTTATGGGAATTCAAACATGGGACAACATTTCGAGACATCACAGCTAAAAATGTCACCTATTCAG ATCTCTACTGGACGTCTCCTGAGCTCTTGCGGTTGGGAAGATTCCCCTTCCAGGGCACCCAGAAAGGAGATGTGTATAGTTTTGCCATAATCATGAGAGAGCTCATTAACAATAGTGAAGATGGACCTTTCCATGACTTCAACATGGAACCACAAG AGATTATCCGCAAAATCATATTTCCAAACTCAGCCGTTCCAATGAGACCTTCCTTATCGTCAGAGAAATGTAATGAGCGGATCATCTCCATGCTTAAACTATGCTGGGACGAGAATCCGGAGAGACGTCCGTCCTTTGTTTCCATAAAGAGGAGTTTGCGAGGGGCGACCCCCGAAGG ACACGTCAGCATCTTGGATAATATGGTGAATAAGCTGGAGACATACGCCAACCAcctggaggaggtggtggaggaacGGACGGTGCAGCTGATGGCAGAGAAGAAAAAGACCGACAAGTTATTATCAACCATGTTACCAAG TTTTATTGCAGAGCAGCTCATGGCTGGTAAGTCGGTGGAACCGGAGAGCTTCAGCTGCGTCACTGTCTTCTTCTCAGACATCGTGGGGTTCACCACCCTCTGCTCCTCCAGTTTGCCGCTTCAGGTGGTCGATCTGCTCAATGACCTGTACAGTTTGTTCGATGAAATTATCAAAGCATACGATGTATATAAG GTGGAAACCATTGGAGACGCTTATATGGTGGCCAGTGGTCTCCCCATCCAGAATGGTTTACAGCACATTGAGGAAATCGCCACCATGTCTCTCCACTTCCTCAGCGCCATGTTGTCCTTCCGAATCCGACACATGCCGAATGAGAAGCTGAAGCTGCGGATTGGTCTACACACGG GTCCCGTAGTGGCCGGGGTGGTGGGTGTCACTATGCCCAGGTACTGTCTGTTTGGGGACACAGTTAACACCGCATCAAGAATGGAAAGCAACAGTTTAC CTCTGCGGATTCATATCTCTGAAACAACGGCCAGCGGTCTGAACCAGATTGGGGGCTACGATATAAGGGAAAGGGGACTGATCCAGGTAAAG